A genomic window from Catalinimonas alkaloidigena includes:
- a CDS encoding metal-dependent transcriptional regulator, with translation MTSIMFTYTEENYLKAIYHLTEGDTASVSTNAIAEAVDTRPASVTDMLRKLAAKDLIHYIKYQGVSLTDSGQAIALQVIRKHRLWETFLVEKLKFQWDQVHEVAEQLEHIQSPLLIERLDELLGYPQFDPHGDPIPDQRGRIQATPRLPLNEAPHHQPLTVEGVRETSPLFLQYLDKLAITIGARVQVLDRVEFDQSLEISIEARPSQIVSREVGENIYVSVDS, from the coding sequence TTGACCTCGATTATGTTTACCTACACGGAAGAGAACTACCTGAAGGCCATTTACCACCTCACCGAAGGAGACACCGCTTCGGTCTCTACCAACGCCATTGCCGAAGCTGTAGACACCCGCCCTGCCTCCGTCACCGACATGCTACGCAAGCTGGCCGCGAAGGACCTTATTCATTATATAAAGTATCAGGGGGTATCGCTGACCGACAGCGGGCAGGCCATTGCCTTGCAGGTGATCCGCAAGCACCGCCTCTGGGAAACGTTTCTGGTCGAGAAACTTAAATTTCAGTGGGACCAGGTGCACGAGGTTGCCGAGCAATTAGAGCACATTCAGTCGCCGCTACTGATCGAACGCCTTGACGAACTGCTGGGCTATCCCCAGTTCGATCCGCACGGAGACCCGATTCCCGATCAGCGTGGGCGCATTCAGGCCACCCCTCGCCTGCCGCTCAACGAAGCCCCGCACCATCAGCCCCTGACCGTAGAAGGTGTCCGCGAAACCTCTCCCCTCTTTTTGCAATACCTCGACAAGCTGGCGATTACCATTGGGGCGCGTGTGCAGGTCCTGGACCGTGTGGAATTTGATCAGTCGCTGGAAATCAGCATCGAAGCGCGTCCATCGCAAATCGTTTCCCGCGAAGTGGGCGAGAACATTTACGTCTCGGTTGATTCGTAG
- a CDS encoding glycosyltransferase, which yields MKKTIIVLASVLKPINDTRMYAKIGLSLAALPNAHIHVIGYPAPRPDAPATLFFHPLPAFKRLSWGRLKAQWNYAKKLLQVRPDLIIINTPEYQLVTIAYKIIFGAKMYYDVLENYQMNITQTNVWPRGIRTILGQSVRLLEWGTRLFTDQYLLAERHYQNELPFVQNKFTILENKYKPEQTFLENPPSCLNNPRNRFLLSGTLAEHYGLFDAITFAERAYALDPDTRLTIIGYCAQESVWQRLQAAVAQKPYIRLIGGDRPVPHDQIVAEIRHAGVGLLPYHRSPAVDYSFPTKLFEYMAHRLPVLMTPNPYWETIAQPYQSAIFSNISKDEISNIISNIKVFSFYKSTEEHDLAKLLWQNSEHHTLVALVKRTLGIF from the coding sequence GTGAAAAAAACGATTATTGTCCTTGCCTCGGTCCTGAAACCGATCAACGACACGCGAATGTATGCAAAAATCGGGTTAAGCCTGGCAGCGCTCCCCAACGCCCACATTCACGTGATCGGCTACCCCGCTCCCCGTCCTGACGCCCCCGCTACCCTGTTTTTCCATCCTTTGCCGGCCTTCAAGCGATTGAGTTGGGGTCGCCTGAAGGCACAATGGAATTATGCAAAAAAACTACTACAAGTCAGACCTGATCTCATCATCATCAATACACCTGAATATCAGTTAGTTACGATTGCGTACAAAATAATATTCGGGGCAAAAATGTACTACGATGTACTAGAGAACTATCAGATGAACATTACGCAAACAAACGTCTGGCCGAGGGGAATTCGCACCATTTTAGGACAATCTGTCAGGCTTTTGGAGTGGGGGACTCGCCTCTTTACAGACCAGTATCTGCTGGCCGAGCGGCACTACCAAAACGAGCTTCCGTTTGTGCAGAACAAGTTTACGATTTTAGAAAATAAATACAAACCAGAACAGACCTTTCTTGAAAACCCGCCGTCTTGTCTGAACAATCCAAGGAACCGATTCCTGCTCAGCGGGACTTTAGCAGAACATTACGGCTTGTTCGATGCGATTACGTTTGCCGAGAGGGCGTACGCACTGGATCCGGACACCAGGCTGACCATCATCGGTTACTGCGCACAGGAATCCGTCTGGCAGCGCTTGCAGGCCGCCGTGGCACAGAAACCGTACATTCGGCTCATAGGAGGGGACCGGCCCGTGCCACATGACCAAATCGTGGCAGAAATACGACACGCAGGCGTAGGCCTGCTGCCTTACCATCGCTCTCCGGCGGTCGATTACTCCTTTCCCACCAAGCTGTTCGAATACATGGCGCATCGGCTACCCGTGCTCATGACGCCTAACCCCTATTGGGAAACCATCGCACAACCTTACCAATCTGCCATATTTAGCAATATTAGCAAAGATGAGATTAGTAATATTATTAGCAATATAAAGGTGTTTAGTTTTTATAAGTCTACCGAAGAGCATGATTTAGCAAAATTGCTTTGGCAAAATTCGGAGCATCACACGTTAGTAGCCCTTGTCAAGCGTACGTTGGGCATTTTTTAG
- a CDS encoding 2,3,4,5-tetrahydropyridine-2,6-dicarboxylate N-succinyltransferase, whose protein sequence is MQEIQALIEAAWEDRSRLQDPEVVKTIDFIIEELDKGRLRVAQPLDDGSWQVNDWVKKAVILYFPLRKMEVIECPPFEYHDKMQLKQNYKQQGVRVVPPATARYGAYLSKGVILMPSYVNIGAYVDEGTMVDTWATVGSCAQVGKGVHLSGGVGVGGVLEPVQAAPVIIEDGAFIGSRCILVEGVRVGKEAVLGANVTITGSSKIIDVTGDEPKEYKGYVPERSVVIPGSYTKKFPAGEFQVPCALIIGKRKASTDLKTSLNDALRTNDVAV, encoded by the coding sequence ATGCAGGAGATTCAAGCTCTGATTGAGGCGGCCTGGGAAGACCGGAGCCGTTTGCAAGACCCAGAGGTGGTCAAAACCATTGATTTTATCATCGAAGAACTCGACAAAGGCCGTCTGCGCGTGGCGCAGCCCCTCGATGACGGTTCGTGGCAGGTGAACGACTGGGTGAAGAAGGCCGTGATCCTTTATTTCCCTTTGCGGAAGATGGAGGTGATCGAATGCCCCCCATTCGAGTACCATGACAAAATGCAGTTAAAGCAAAACTATAAGCAACAAGGCGTAAGAGTCGTACCCCCAGCCACAGCACGCTACGGCGCTTACCTGTCGAAAGGGGTGATTCTGATGCCCTCGTACGTGAACATCGGGGCCTACGTGGACGAGGGAACCATGGTCGATACGTGGGCGACAGTCGGGAGCTGCGCCCAGGTCGGAAAAGGCGTGCACCTGAGTGGTGGCGTCGGTGTTGGCGGGGTGCTGGAGCCGGTGCAGGCCGCGCCGGTCATCATCGAAGACGGTGCGTTTATTGGTTCGCGCTGCATTCTGGTGGAAGGCGTTCGGGTCGGGAAGGAAGCGGTGCTTGGTGCGAACGTAACGATCACCGGTTCGTCGAAAATTATCGACGTGACGGGCGACGAACCAAAAGAATACAAGGGATACGTGCCGGAACGGTCGGTCGTGATCCCCGGTAGCTATACTAAAAAGTTTCCAGCGGGTGAGTTTCAAGTGCCTTGTGCGCTCATCATTGGCAAACGAAAAGCCAGCACCGATCTAAAGACTTCGCTAAACGACGCCCTGCGTACTAATGACGTGGCGGTGTAG
- a CDS encoding 3-hydroxybutyryl-CoA dehydrogenase: MKNIAVIGAGTMGNGIAHVFAQHEHNVTLIDVSEQALGKALQTIEKNLDRQVKKAILDAAGKQQTLDRIRTSTDLPSGVKGAELVVEAASENFAIKEKIFRQLDDVCPPETILATNTSSIAITRIAAVTKRPAQVIGMHFFNPVPVMQLVEVIRGFSTSDAVTQQIMALAHQLGKTPTEVNDYPGFVSNRVLMPMINEAIYTLFEGVAGVEEIDTVMKLGMAHPMGPLQLADFIGLDVCLSIMRVLQEGFGQPKYAPCPLLVNMVTAGRLGIKSGGGFYDWSHGGPSHGTKELVVAEQFRKSLR, translated from the coding sequence ATGAAAAACATTGCAGTGATCGGGGCGGGCACGATGGGCAACGGCATCGCGCACGTCTTCGCCCAGCACGAACACAACGTAACGCTGATTGACGTCTCCGAACAGGCGCTTGGGAAAGCCCTCCAAACTATCGAAAAGAACCTGGACCGGCAGGTGAAAAAAGCGATTCTGGATGCCGCCGGGAAACAACAGACGCTGGACCGGATTCGGACCAGCACCGACCTTCCGTCCGGCGTAAAAGGGGCGGAACTCGTCGTGGAGGCCGCATCCGAGAACTTCGCCATAAAAGAGAAAATTTTCCGGCAACTGGACGACGTCTGCCCGCCAGAGACGATTCTGGCTACCAATACCTCGTCTATCGCCATCACGCGAATCGCGGCCGTGACGAAGCGCCCCGCTCAGGTGATCGGGATGCACTTCTTCAATCCGGTACCGGTGATGCAACTCGTAGAGGTGATCCGGGGCTTCTCCACCTCCGATGCCGTCACGCAACAGATCATGGCGCTGGCCCACCAACTCGGGAAGACACCGACGGAAGTGAACGATTACCCCGGCTTCGTTTCGAATCGCGTCCTGATGCCGATGATCAACGAAGCGATCTATACGCTTTTTGAAGGGGTCGCGGGCGTAGAAGAAATCGATACCGTCATGAAACTCGGCATGGCCCATCCGATGGGGCCGCTGCAACTGGCCGACTTCATCGGTCTGGACGTCTGTCTGTCGATCATGCGTGTGTTGCAGGAAGGCTTTGGTCAACCGAAATACGCCCCCTGCCCTTTACTCGTCAACATGGTGACGGCCGGTCGGTTGGGCATCAAATCGGGCGGTGGCTTCTATGACTGGAGTCACGGGGGGCCGTCCCACGGTACCAAGGAATTGGTAGTGGCGGAGCAATTCCGCAAATCACTGCGGTAG
- the argH gene encoding argininosuccinate lyase yields MKLWDKGTATHQAIEQFTVGRDREMDLYLAPWDVLGTLAHIRMLQSIGLLTQEELGTLTTELRAIHRNIEAGEFAIEEGIEDVHSQVELMLTRKLGDMGKKVHSGRSRNDQVLVDLKLFIRGELRHLVQDIRMLFNRLIILSEKHRQVLLPGYTHFQVAMPSSFGLWFGAYAESLTDDLQLLLAAYRINDQNPLGSAAGYGSSFPLNRQMTTDLLGFERLNWNVVYAQMGRGKVERTVAFALASLGGTLARLAMDATLYMSQNFGFISFPDELTTGSSIMPHKKNPDVWELIRARGNRLQALPNEIGMLTANLPSGYHRDLQLVKESFIPSFADARACLQMCDLMLENIRVRTDILDDDRYRYLFSVEEVNKEVLSGVPFRDAYKKVGQAIANGQFNPEKTVHHTHEGSIGNPGNDPIAAKMDALLHEFHFERSESAERRLLTE; encoded by the coding sequence ATGAAACTCTGGGACAAAGGCACCGCCACCCACCAGGCCATCGAACAATTTACTGTCGGTCGCGACCGCGAAATGGACCTCTACCTCGCCCCCTGGGACGTGCTGGGGACGCTGGCGCACATTCGTATGCTGCAAAGCATCGGGCTGCTGACGCAGGAGGAATTGGGGACGCTGACGACGGAGTTGCGGGCCATTCACCGGAACATCGAGGCGGGTGAGTTTGCCATTGAGGAGGGCATCGAGGACGTGCATTCGCAGGTGGAGCTGATGCTCACGCGGAAGCTGGGCGACATGGGCAAAAAAGTCCACAGCGGGCGGTCGCGGAACGATCAGGTGCTGGTCGACCTGAAGCTGTTCATTCGCGGCGAGTTGCGGCACCTGGTACAGGACATCCGCATGTTGTTTAACCGCCTGATCATTCTCAGCGAAAAACACCGCCAGGTGCTGCTGCCCGGCTACACGCACTTTCAGGTCGCCATGCCCTCGTCGTTCGGGTTGTGGTTTGGGGCCTACGCCGAAAGTCTGACCGACGACCTGCAACTGCTGCTGGCCGCTTACCGCATCAACGATCAGAATCCGCTCGGCTCGGCGGCGGGCTACGGCTCGTCCTTTCCGCTGAACCGCCAGATGACGACCGACCTGCTGGGCTTCGAACGACTGAACTGGAACGTGGTGTACGCGCAGATGGGCCGGGGCAAAGTAGAACGGACGGTCGCGTTTGCGCTGGCTTCGCTCGGCGGGACGCTGGCCCGGCTGGCGATGGACGCGACGCTGTACATGAGCCAGAATTTCGGGTTTATTTCGTTTCCCGACGAACTGACGACGGGCTCCAGCATCATGCCTCACAAGAAAAACCCGGACGTCTGGGAGCTGATCCGTGCCCGGGGAAACCGCTTGCAGGCCCTGCCGAACGAGATCGGGATGCTGACGGCCAACCTGCCTTCCGGCTACCACCGCGACCTGCAACTGGTGAAAGAATCGTTCATTCCATCGTTCGCCGACGCCCGCGCCTGTCTGCAGATGTGCGACCTGATGCTGGAAAACATCCGCGTGCGCACCGACATTCTGGACGACGACCGCTACCGGTACCTGTTCAGTGTCGAGGAAGTAAACAAGGAGGTATTGAGTGGCGTGCCGTTCCGCGATGCGTACAAAAAAGTGGGACAGGCCATCGCCAACGGGCAATTTAACCCCGAGAAAACGGTGCACCACACGCACGAAGGCAGCATCGGCAATCCGGGGAACGATCCCATTGCCGCCAAAATGGACGCCCTTCTCCACGAGTTTCACTTCGAGCGCTCCGAAAGCGCCGAGCGCCGGTTGCTGACGGAGTAA
- a CDS encoding M20 family metallo-hydrolase, translating to MTATASLFDDSLQLLKQLIATPSFSREEEATAALLFTFLQEKGYAPQRQGNNVWLRSADWRDERPTLLLNSHHDTVKPAQGWTLDPFSPTEQEDRLHGLGSNDAGGPLVALLAAFRHLETQTDRPYNLIWAATAEEEISGKNGIESLLPTLGPIALGIVGEPTQMQMAIAEKGLMVLDGTAYGQAGHAARDEGDNAIYHALRDVEWFRTFEFPDVSPHLGKVKMSVTQIEAGSQHNVVPDRCRFVVDVRTTECYSNLETLEIIRRHVRSDIQPRSTRLNPSGLPLDHPVVQRGLSLGLSHYGSPTLSDQALMPFPTLKIGPGDSARSHTADEFIRPSELQEGIDLYIRLLEGLAIH from the coding sequence ATGACCGCAACCGCTTCGCTTTTCGACGACAGTCTCCAGCTCCTCAAGCAACTCATCGCGACGCCTTCGTTCAGCCGTGAAGAGGAAGCGACCGCCGCCCTGCTGTTCACCTTTCTACAGGAAAAAGGGTATGCACCACAACGGCAGGGGAACAACGTCTGGCTGCGCTCGGCCGACTGGCGCGACGAACGGCCCACGCTGCTGCTCAACTCGCACCACGACACGGTGAAGCCCGCGCAGGGCTGGACACTCGATCCCTTCTCGCCCACGGAACAGGAAGATCGCCTGCACGGCCTGGGCAGCAACGACGCCGGCGGACCGCTGGTGGCACTGCTGGCTGCCTTTCGCCACCTGGAAACACAAACAGACCGGCCTTACAACCTGATCTGGGCGGCCACAGCCGAAGAGGAAATTTCGGGTAAAAACGGGATTGAGAGCCTTCTGCCCACCCTCGGCCCGATTGCCCTGGGCATCGTCGGAGAGCCGACGCAGATGCAAATGGCCATCGCCGAAAAGGGGCTGATGGTGCTGGACGGTACGGCATACGGCCAGGCCGGACACGCCGCCCGCGACGAAGGCGACAACGCCATTTACCACGCCCTGCGCGATGTAGAATGGTTTCGTACGTTCGAGTTTCCAGACGTGTCGCCTCACCTGGGGAAAGTCAAAATGTCGGTGACGCAGATCGAAGCAGGGTCGCAGCACAACGTCGTCCCCGACCGCTGTCGCTTCGTGGTGGATGTCCGCACCACCGAATGCTATTCGAATCTGGAGACGCTGGAAATCATCCGTCGGCACGTGCGCAGCGACATCCAGCCCCGCTCTACCCGGCTGAACCCGTCGGGGTTGCCGCTGGACCATCCGGTGGTGCAACGTGGTTTGTCGCTCGGCTTGTCGCATTACGGCTCGCCGACCCTGTCCGATCAGGCGCTCATGCCCTTTCCGACCCTCAAAATCGGTCCCGGCGATTCGGCCCGGTCCCACACCGCCGACGAATTTATCCGCCCGTCCGAGTTGCAGGAAGGCATCGACCTCTACATCCGATTGCTGGAAGGACTGGCGATCCATTGA